The Loxodonta africana isolate mLoxAfr1 chromosome 1, mLoxAfr1.hap2, whole genome shotgun sequence genomic sequence TGTTACTCCCAACACAGACAACCAGgtaaatgttttaaaatcatgTTTACTTGCAAGAGATGAACGAATATGTGTGTAATGTTATTTCTCTTTGTTGCTGAAGAAAATATATACCTTATAGCTTGctgtgaaaataaaataattttaaaaatcagtaaaataaaaacaaaaccaaacttgttgctgtagagtcagttctgactcatgatgaccctatgtgtaacacagtagaactgctccagtgttttcttggctgtaatctttatggttgctatgaatcacaatcaactcaatggcaaagagtttggtttggtggttttggaatctttatggtagcaggttgccaggcctttcttccacagaatcactgggtgggttcaaaccaccgacctttaggttagcagccaatcacaaaacACTTGTGCCATCCAGGCTCCAGAACCTTCATTAACCCGTTggcgtcaaatcaattccaactcatagcgcccctataggacaaagtagaactgccccacatggtctcattaaaaaaaaataaataggcaCCCAATAAAGATGTGAGGAGTAAATTAATGGACTAGAAGATGGCAATGTAATTGATTATTAATTTCTATTTAAGTTAGAGTAAAAATGATTGTTGTTATTTCCAGGGAACTCCACCTCTAGAACACCCTGGTAAGGCAGTAAGTGATGACAGTTCATGAAAGCCCTATCAACAGTTCATACTTATATCCTTGAGGTAAAGCTACCCTATTTCAACACATATCATACTCACTGATTTCCATGTAAGTGCATGATGAATACAAGATGCTTTCACAATCTGACTGCTTCATGCATTTTGTTAACAAAAGCACAGGAACTGCCAAGATGGATGAGCAGCTGTCCCTAAACCACTCCAGGTGTCACCCTGACTACATGTGTATTTTCCTAAATTGGAGGCttctctctctaaaaaaaaaaaaaagagaatataaatTCATTCAAATGCTTGACATGTTGTATTGGGGcttcataatttattttatacacaaattttacgtatatattttcttattcaCAGGATTGAACCAAAATGACAGCTGCTCAATTGGGTTGTCAATATTGCACAGCATCACTTCTTGGGAAGAAGTATGTATTAAAGGATGACCATCTATACTGTGTTTCATGTCATGATCGTATCTTTTCTAACTACTGTGAGGAGTGCAAAGAACCTATTGAATCAGGTTCTAAGGTAGGTCTCACTTCAGTTCACAGAATTAGTGCACATGAGCAGCAGATAAATGCTTTGAAATGCCTCTTTCCTTTTTGTACTGACTATTAACACTCTTTCTATTGCTCTGCTACTAGATATAAAGGTCTTAAAAGTTACCCATCAATCAAGTACCAGCACTATGCTTAGTACTATGAACTGCAACTTGCTTTAATCCTTACAATGATCTTATAAGGTAGTTTAGGATGCTAAAGCATGAAGAAGTTATTTGCCCAGAATTACACAGCTACAATGTTTAGTTATTTCTGGAATGACAAGCatacataaatgcacacataattAAAGGCACCAAGATTCAAAGTACATGTTTTCTGATTTTATCTCCACTCACACACATAGCCCATTCCTCCTACAATGCTCATTATTACGTTTTttcgttctttctttctttttacctcttttgACTTTGCTGTAGTTAGGTGGTGTCAGGGTTTTGTTTGTCTAATAAAATCTCAACGAGTCGTAGGATAGTGGaacctaaaaataaaaatcattccatgagaaatctctttgtagtttaCAGAAGGAACATAGGAGAAACTTAAAGACATAGCAAAGAATTTCTTTTCCAGCTGCTTTTGGTGACCAAGCAAGAAAACCCCCAGGCTCTCACTCTTAATTACCCCAGAGAGTCTTCTCTCTATGGGTAACAATATCAATAACAATTTTCCCTCAAGCCACCAGTACAAGCTACTAGCACCAAAGTTCCAAGAGTGTTCAGTTTTGTCTTATAAAACAGCATGTTTTGTCACAAAcatatttaatttacttttttttactaTCTTGAAGGATCTTTGCTACAAAGGCCGGCACTGGCATGGAGGATGCTTCAAGTGTGCCAAATGCAATCACTCTTTGGTGGAAAAGCCTTTTGCTGCCAAGGATGAGCGTCTGCTGTGCACAGAGTGCTATTCTAACGAGTGCTCCTCCAAGTGCTTCCACTGCAAGAAGACCATCATGCCCGGTAAGATCACAAGGGATCTCCAGTCCCTGGAATAAGCTACAATGAGTTTAATTAAACCCAAGCACATGAAGagtacagcagctaacaaaaccCTGGTTTTGAGAAAGACATCTTTTTTGGTGCCTCTTGAACCCATTTagtatattttagaaataaaaaatattattcatTCTATCTTGAATAGGTaaattagtgttctatttctaTGAAACCTAATTCACAGAAACATTTTGAACCAGAATCTGAACCATAGAATAAAGATGAAATTTATACCAACAATCCTAACCCTACATTAAACACTTGTCCTAGGCATAACTAAATACATCAGGAAGAAGCTTTCGTTACAGAGGCATAGGGCTAACAATCTAACCACCGTTTTGTAGCTTGACACCAACTGGCTTGAGGGTCAGTCATTGTTATTCTCTTAGGGAAGACAAAGACCTCTGTAATTTGTTCCACTTTAAGTAAGCATTAATTCTCtatattttgattttcttcttaatCCCAACAGACAGCAGAATGGGAGCATGATTCTGTCTTATTTTCTTATTATGGATTCAAAGATATCCTATTAGACCACAATTGCATGACATAAATCTCAGGAGTTTGTGCCCCAGTTTATGCATTCTGAATATCCCTGGAATGATTATTATGGGACAATTTATCTAAACCATAAGCAGCCAGAGTCTCCACTTAAAGTACTTTCATATCTCCAAATTGTAGTTTATAGTTTCATAAACTTGAAAGAGTTCTCAGAGAAACTGTGATTCACCATCGTCATGACTGATGAACTCTATTAACCCTTTTTTTTAGATGAACATTTTTTTGAACTGACGAAACCCTATTTTCCCATAAAAACAATTACTTCAAcaccttaattttaaaatatatttttaaagtaatttgaCATATCTTtgcttaaagaaaataaaattatgcatGGCTTGAATAACAGGTTCTCATTTTTTGAGTACAGGTTCTCGCAAAATGGAATTTAAGGGAAACTACTGGCATGAAACCTGCTTTGTGTGTGAGCATTGCCGACAACCAATAGGAATGAAGCCTTTAATTTCCAAAGAAAGTGGCAATTACTGTGTGCCATGTTTTGAGAAGGAATTTGCTCACTATTGCAACTTTTGTAAGAAGGTAATTATCTAAAGAGGATGAAGCATGTGGATCCTTCCAGACCATTCTTTTTGGCTGCACCACTATATTTGGAGTGGGTTGATACTatcactttatgtttttcttcacaCATTCATGTTAGCTTTGAACCCCCAAGTGTCTAAAACCACTACCCGTCATGGTGAGGATGACCATCTATTTTTATCAGTCATAAAATTCCACCTAGAACATGAATTTCATATTCCTAATTTGGTATTAGGAATATGATATTCCAGCTCTATTCACTGCTGTTGAATAAGAGTTCATGTATTCTGGGGAAATGTACAAGTTTCTTTGACTATAAATAtttctaagaaaataatttttgatcCACTTAGTATAACTGATTCAGAGAAACATAAATTTGGGTTACAGAGCGACTAAGGGAACCAATTGAAACAAGATATTTAACTCCTCACATTATGTTCCAGCAACGCAAATGTCTTCTTGATTTGAGGCTTTTGTATTTCCTGACAGCGGTATCAGTAGACTTAAGATTGAGTGACAAGATCACCAGGGAAATTCAGTAGACATAAAGGCAGAAAGCAAGAAGTGGGGAGATCAGGTGGATCTAAAACTTCATTTGAACTAGACTAATTGCTAGGAGTGGTTTCCTTCACCTGCAGTTCCAAGGTATCATGTATAGGCTTTGACTAGTTTGACCATTCAAAACGTATGTTCCaatagaaaaaaaagtcattttttgaACTAAACTTCATCCAATTCATTTTTATCTTCTAAGCTTTTATGTGAAAAAGTAACTCATTTCTATTACCTTGGTGAAGCCTGTCTGTACCCCATAAAATATATTGAGGTTCTCTAAGAAATCCTTGCTCTGTGAGGCCTCATAAATTTAAAATGGCATTATAAATTGTGATGAGCAAGCTGTATCATAAAAACACATTGGATTTGTACAGTGCTTTCTAAACAATTTTGATCTATGGACTACTTTGGCATATCTCTTGAGAACATTTGTATACTTGGATCTAGACAGCTGGACATCTTACCACCACTTGCTGCAAAGACATATACAAATACACACGCATgtgcctacacacacacatacgcaatATAGTTttctacatatatgtataaaccaaagggtcggcagttcgaatccaccaggcgctccttggaaactctacggggcagttctactctgtcctatagggtcgctatgagtcggaatcgactcgacggcactgggttttttttttatgtataaaaaataGTACTGCATCTGAGGAGACATCGATCAACTTTCTTAAGTTATAATTATTAAATTACCCTATAATGAAAGCTACAGTTTTTAGTAATATGACATGATTATCTTATACCCAGAGACCTCCTTTATCGTTTGAGAAACAGTGAGTGACTTAGAAAATGGCTTTACAAGCAGAAGTAAGGACCCTATGAATGTATGACATACAAATTTCCAAAGAATTACTTGGATTGATGACATACATTTATGAAGAGATGCTAGAAATAAATTGGGGAGGCTAACCTCACTGTTTTGAAGGACAACAAAGTTGGCAATTTTGAGGctagatttttaaaatacttatgcTAAAATATTAGTAAAACTTGTAAGAATTATCTTAAGAGCATTTATCAGATACACAGTATAAAGTTTCTTTTGATGCTATAAAGATTCAAGAGAGGAACCTCTCTAGTACATCAGTGCTGAGGGTTGTCTGGGGCAAAGCACTGGTGTTTCCCAGGTTCTAGGAGTATGTGCCTATATATAGGATATGATCTGAAGTCATCAAAAGTTTATGAAATGTTTATCATGACATACCAGATTATTTTCTATTTAATATTAAACTCACAAGTCCTTTAAGGAAAGCTGGATATAGATGTTTCTGAGCAAGATGATCCAAGCTGttgaaaaacctttttttttcaaaCCCCAACCAAAGTCCAAATATAAAATCAGACAAAATAAGCAAAAACTACTTGACAACCACATCCTTAGAACTTTTTTTCATAGATATTATTTTGTCAAACTAAAATGTATTTTTGTACCAAAAAGTTAAGTTACCTCAAATTATAAGTGCTTTGAATTCAAACTCCTCAGGGTCCAAACAGA encodes the following:
- the FHL5 gene encoding four and a half LIM domains protein 5; translated protein: MTAAQLGCQYCTASLLGKKYVLKDDHLYCVSCHDRIFSNYCEECKEPIESGSKDLCYKGRHWHGGCFKCAKCNHSLVEKPFAAKDERLLCTECYSNECSSKCFHCKKTIMPGSRKMEFKGNYWHETCFVCEHCRQPIGMKPLISKESGNYCVPCFEKEFAHYCNFCKKAITSGGITFHDQPWHKECFLCSGCRKELCEEEFMSRDDYPFCLDCYDHLYAEKCAACSKPITGLRGAKFICFQDRQWHSDCFNCGRCSISLVGEGFLTQNKDIFCRKCGSGVDTDI